A segment of the Eleutherodactylus coqui strain aEleCoq1 chromosome 6, aEleCoq1.hap1, whole genome shotgun sequence genome:
acctgcAATTGCATGTACAATGTGAGGCTTCTTACCTCCATTGTGTGCTTCCATCTTATAGACTGAGTATTTATATAAAGCTTTTCACCACTAGTGGCCCACGGAGTAAAATTACCCACTTCAACCTCATGTACATCCTTATCTATATATAAATTATTTATCTTATATGGATGTCCAGCTTCCCCCTGGTCATTAAAGTAATATGAGGGTCTCATTGGATCTGGTGAGGACTTCATCATTTGTATGTAGCGATGTAACTTCCATCTGTAGTGTAAAAATCCAGTTACTGAGTTTTCTTCATATTTGTCTTTTATGAATAAGAACATTTCATGCAAAGCTTTTGCCAAAACCTCTACTGCAGTATACAGTCTTGGAGAGACTCCTGATAAGAGGAAATATCTTAAACTTGGTACAGAATATGATGTGATTTGCTTCTCTTCATCAGTGTAATTGAATGAAAGGAATACATTTTTATCCTTCCTTCTTAGTAGATTATTTAAGTATCCCCACATTTTAATATAGTTGGATGAATGAAGGTGCTTTTTGCAGTTTTTAACAAAATATTCCAAACCTGGAATAGGTTGTGATGAGAAGTCCACTGCTAGACTTCCATTAAACACTGAGTGATCTAGAGTGACAGAACCAGAGACCCAGGATGGTGGAAGGATGAGAGTTTTGTGCATTAAAACGGAATGATGATTATTTGTTAAATGGGCTAAAAAAGAGTCaaagaccccacacattacaataATAGTGATTTGTGAATTGCTTAAAATATGCAAAATCCATTCATTAGAATGCTTTTTGTAATTTTCCCCTGTAAGTTTTATGGTGAAGGCGGCACAGATCCCGCGCTCTTTCATGTACTTGGTTAGTATTCGCAGCTCATTCTCTCCAGTTTCATCACCCGATACTATAATCCCAACCCAGGTCCAGCCAAAGTGCTCCAACAGTTCGGTGATCGCCATATTGTGGATGTGGTTATTCTGGACCATTTGGAAAACATATGGATAGAGGAGTCTATCAGATAAGAAGGGATCGGAGGCTCCATAGCTgatctgtaaaacacagacaaaaAGTAAACATTTTGTATAGATTGCTTTCAGTCGTTGATAATCCAAAACTCCATATAGAAACCCCTTCTTTATCACAAAGGAGACCACAGAAAAGATAAAGAGAATCCATAGGCAGAAAGAAAAAcggattttagttttgttatttagaACCTTCATTGACATCTTCCCTAAACAAGTAGATCATTGTGAGCTACAGCGGATGATCCACCTTATTGTTTGTTCGGGCTGTTACCCTGTGAGTTATGTTCACATGCCGCAGATTGGTTGTAGAGTACTTATACAAACTGTTCCTTACAGCTGAATGGGGCTGCTTCTTCAGAATGGGCAGAGATTTCTACAAGCCCATTTAGATGAGTGGGACATCTACGACACATCTGCTGCATCTGAATATAGCTCTAGCACTCTTGTACAAGGCACAGTTGTGTACATAGGTGACGCAGGAGGCAGGGGGCTGTAGGTCACTATAAGGTACCTCTTTAAGTCTCTGTGGAATTAAGAAAGTAATACAAACAAATATGTACAGCAAAGTTAGCCTTGCAAAATCACAGCTAAGTATGGCCAAATTCACTTACCATATAGTAGTAGGATAGAGATAGGGAGGCAGAAACATAACCTCACCCTAGATGCAGGAAGACcaaatgctaaatggaggagcgtaAAAAGGTGCAAAATACTAATGAACAACCGGTCACATGACCTACAGAGAGGGGAGTGGCCACCATGGCTACACCTGCATATAGATACAGGATGCAAAGAGTGCCAGGTCAAACATGTACCCCTCAATGCAGATCCAGAACCCACCAATGGGGATAAAGCAGGCTAAAACATAACAAAGAGCAATCCACATTGGCactgacaccctgggctcccTCAGTAAATATAGTCATACTGGTCTGTGATTTTGTAAATTTTTTCctttcctgtgatttttttctgtagggaATTTGAACTTGTAATCACTTGATCGCTTCTACGATATACTGCAAtagttctgtattgcagtatattgtacatttcAGTGTTAGGACTTCTTTACACTGGCAACCTCGATTTTGCAACGATTTTTGAGCATCCTGAAAATAATAACGTATCACATCGCTGCCACCTGCAATTTTCtcttgcaaaagtcaataggagatTTTCATGTTAAAAAACCTATTGCAAcaaacaaaaattgcaagtttgtgcattgtgatgcgataaaaaggaggctccatagggaaacatgggagatggaaaaaatctgaaaaacgcagaaagataggacatgctgcaatttttttttctttcactccacatcgcatgagtgaaaacatttcaaatgggaatgaaaccattgaaaatcattggtttcaaaattCTACATTTTTACTAACTCTTGCAAAAATGCGAGATTTTCTCTCAAGTCTGAAGGCTCCATTAGTGTACTAGTCCTGCCTGTGGCACAGCCTAATACACTACCTCTGATTGTGACCATTGTGGGTGGTTGTCAGCTGTTTTATATAGCCAGCACCTGCTAGATATTACATAGAGTCAGCTCCTGCGGCCACTATATACCCTATTTGCTAATGTTATCTCATACGTTTACAGCAAGTGGCCACTAACAGGTTAAACACAAAGATTGTCTATAGTACATAATACATCAAGAACAAGACCATATGCTTTTTTGAGCTGGGTTTATGGATGTTCTCCCAGACTACACATATTTGGTCTGATGTATAGGAGGGGTATTCACTGACAAAGGCCttacactaaaatataacttttattaagtcAAATTAAAAACGTACTAGTATAAAATAATTTACACGTAGTATAAAGTGgacaaaacaaacaaagaaatagggattagagatgagcgaacctactcgtttcgagtaattactcaatcgagcaccgcgattttcgagtacttcagtactcgggttaaaagattcggggggcgccggagggcggggggaggcgtggcagcgcggggggtagcagcggggaacaggggggagccctctctctccctccccccccccccactccccgctgcaaccccccactcacccacggcgctccccgaatcttttcacccgagtacggaagtactcgaaaatcgcagtgcttgggcgaaaaaggggcatggccgagtaggctcgctcatctctaatagggatatTTCTCAAAACTATCCCAAGATAAAATCCAGTTATTTAGGGAGAGATATGGCTAGTGGTGCCCAGATGGGCAGAGATGTTTTTATCCACTGTATTTTTCTCCAAAGAGTTACCCCAATTGTCTACTGTCGTTCCAATGGTGTAATGGAGACCACTATTAGGTGATAAATACTATAAATATTAATGGTAACTCTTACATGACCACTGATTTGTCGCTGTCTTATAGGAAAAACACCAAGGATTAAATCGATGATGTTTGACAGCTATCAGTGTCTTGTTCTCTCACTGACTGGTATTAAGAATAAATGTCTGTCAGGAGTGTGCACATTCAACAATCCAATGTCTGCCTGAATGGTTTGCACACCTGCATATGGGTTATTGATTATGCCGTATGCTATTTAGCGTTTCCTCTGTTGGACTAGGACTCCACAGCTTGAAACCTGTATTTGGTCTCAGATAGCTGTCGGTCCACTAAAATAGTGAAAGTTTCTATCTCTTTTCACCAATAAATaaataagacccacaaatataacagaaacagttaggagagttgacacatcttctagtagccatttcttctaaataccgtatcacaaaactgtttgatgcgtccaccacagtggctggctccacactgagtcactgactgcagtcaaggtcacgcctagcggacagtttagattcgttgtcgtacgcgtaccgaacctgaaaaaccctgaaaataagaaaatttcaggtgaaatttgtgacttatctaggggtgatggaattttttcacaatttttaccgtaatcagcacaaaaaatactgttaaacccactaattaaatatgtgagaggaggatgcatctatatgcactcctcagtcagtaagtaacggccatttttctgtgattgtcactaattaaatatgctacaattttttcatcacaGACCTGTGTAATTGTCGCTTTCTGCCAACGCGTTTCAACAGTGTGCTTAACTATGCACAGTGTTTCATCAGGACAGATTTTTAATTAATAAAGAGGTCAGTCTCTCAGTGGCAAAATATAGATCTTGATAACATGTGATCTATATCGCCACATTGAGATGTCTCCAAACTAATGGAGATGTATGAGGCCTGAAGAGCTGTTACTGCCTAAAGAGCTAGTTCCAGATATGATATAAGTATCTAATATAATGCTGATAGCGCAGCCTCAAACAGACACATCTTAACACTGACAATGTGCGCACTCCTGAAAGACATTTATTCTTAATACCAGTCAGTGAGAGAACAAGACACTGATAGCTGTCAAACATCATCGATTTAATCCTTGGTGTTTTTCCTATAAGACAGCGACAAATCAGTGGTCATGTAAGAGTTACCATTAATATTTATAGTATTTATCACCTAATAGTTGTCTCCATTACACCATTGGAACGACAGTAGACAATTGGGGTAACTCTTTTGAGAAAAATACAGTGGATAAAAACATCTCTGCCCATCTGGGCACCACTAGCCATATCTCTCCCTAAGTAACTGGATTTTCTCTTGGGATAGTTTTGAGAAatatccctattagagatgagcgagcctactcggccacgcccctttttcgccaaagcaatgcgattttcgagtacttccgtactcaggtgaaaagattcggggagcgccgtgggtaagtggggggttgcagcggggagtgggggggggggagggagagagagggctcccccctgttccccgctgctaccccccgcgccgccacgcctccccccgccctccggcgccccccgaatcttttaacccgagtactgaagtactcgaaaatcgcggtgctcgattgagtaattactcgaaacgagtaggttcgctcatctctaatccctatttCTTTGTATGTTTTGTCCACTTTATACTACGTGTAAATTATTTTATACTAGTACGTTTTTAATTTgacttaataaaagttatattttagtgtaaGGCCTTTGTCAATGAATAGTCCTCATACATTTTCAAGAGCCTCTTGTCACAGTGAATTGATGTATGGGAGGGGAATTCACTGATGTGTATACCGACTATTATTTACATTCATATCTTCCACAATGGTATCTACGTTTAATTATTTACACCAAACagtgagagcgggggggggggggggggggataaaaataaaaaaaactagtgTTTTTCCCACCACTAGAAGCACATTctattttagggtgactacccactacagaaaccaagtagtcttgtagatataccttttattggctaacaaaacaacatgatgttaatgcgagcttcatgtatcatgtatttttgttagccattaaaaggtatcatatctacaaaattacgtggtttctcttgctgggaacaatcacattttgctctactggctaacattgtaccaaacctttgttttcataatGCGAGCTTGAAATGGATCTGAAGACGGATGCATATTTATACAcccatacttatgacaaggcacatacatggatgtgaataatttgtacttaaaagaatagtcactgataatggagtgaaggttttatggtccctgaaaaaGTGAATACTACCACAGTGGTAgctatttattatattttacGCATCTTCCACTGTTTGTGAGGTAAAGGTAAGGTCCCCTGGTGAAAGCATCGAGTCATgattgactcctagggtgatgtcacatcgcaacatttggcagactgtttttgccattgccttccccagtcatgttTTACCCCccattgaacccgcaaccttcaggccatgagcgagagcttaagactgcatatCTGCTGCCCTAACGCTCTACACTACACGAGACTCCTTCTTACACTGTTGACACTTATCTAAGATTGGCATGCCCCCTATGTTCTGTGCAAAGTCCATATGTTTTATATATTGGTCCcgttccattacttttacctttcTACACTGTTTGGATGAAAGATTAATTACTGATATATGAAAAGCTTAAATGGTGTGTCCTTAGTTTTTTGCTACCCACATTGGACACATAGTATGCAGATGCCACTCAGACGTTGGCCACATGCCTCACATATATTATACCAAGTCCTAAGGACAGTGCCTAGAGTATATAATACCTGAGGATATCGGTATAGTCCAAAGATTTGTGCTGCGATAATAGTGGTAGATGAGTGGCGATCTCCGATGATACTGGCCAGCTGGCCATGGCTTGTACACGAGTAATTAGGTATCACCTTATCCTGGCCAGTCAGAAGACATAAAGTACTTCTTACCACCAATCGTCCATCTAAGCATGTGTCGTACAGATGGGATCCCAGTGTAATATTGGGTAAGATGTCAGGGTTCTGGTTAATGTTATCAATGGCGAAGAGAAAAATCAGAGAATGTACCAATCCCTGATGTTCATGACTGTACCTAGATAAATAAATACAGATGAGTCACTGATTAGAGTTCTGGTCTTCATTTATTCACTACACATCAAAGTAAGAAGAGATATTTCTGCTGGTTTCTTATCAGCTTTACCTTGCAATGAAGAAGTATATGCCTTCTCGATTCCTTAATAGCATTACCTTACATTTACATTTACAAGCATCACATAATTCAGATCTAAAATTAGGTATATGCAAATGAACTAATGATAGAAGATGTGTTGGGGTAAatatgtgtaattgggttaacAACAGGTACAGTGATGAGAAACAGGGGGCTTATTAACAGGATAGCCTCATATTAGATCACAGttattgagaaagtacaggctcataaaatggaagaatctgtctgaaaatggccgctagatacaaaatggagcattataagatgtaaataagcttgtgtgtagtgaaacaataattcaagcagaaatagctttagagcatgagattcggtgcaatgtctaatgatgtgtctctgttctttttcatgagaaccaagtctggacacagttgttatcagaagaagccctcccacacctccattcggagacttggacaaaggaactgactgtgctacagccacctgaataacaaagtgaacacaagggaggaccagggaggaccaagataacgctgggagaaacagacacttgagaacataacagatatattctcactacactgattgctgaacaatgcatgattcttaatgttttttctaacgcaatgagattaacgctgtgactaatgacgtgttcctttcctgtattagaactatacaaaagtgaataaactttcagtgtacgcgcgccttaagcagagtgggctgtatacttgccgcggctcatctctacgtatctgtgggaactgataactataaattatatagtttttggcctccttgatgcatccaggtacgaactaatttggaacccaaggcttgaaaggttaatgtgaccggtcatgtgtagcggtccttaacaactggcgtagtcggcaggatttattgattgacgctgatgataaccattggactacgacacagacctggactgatgatatcagccgtgccaaagtCATAGGACTGATCACCCTTATATACAGCgcggtaagtcacatatatacatatatatgaagtCTACCGGGGTCTGTTTTGgcacgtttgattgtagtctgtcctgcgggcagtcgttatttcaatgtacaattgttaagctgtcatcaatagatgttgttacctcaggtcttgggtactcttaagtgacaccgagggacagaatctgtaatttgactatatacatatatatgtgttttcattgtgggtccattaggactggctgtttaaatgtacagggtattttggctgtttaactgtacatggcattttgtgggtccattaggactggctgtttaacggtacagggcattttggctgtttaactgtatcgggcattttggctgtttaactgtatcgaacgTAGAAGTCTGGGAACACTACGTCATCAAGGACAGGGCATTTAGAcgtggaagtctttgaacactacgtcttgttgtatcatacgtaataacatgttgaagttctttaagaagaagactactgatcagggtctcctggatcctgtccacttggtgtcatgtagagcaggCAAAGAGTATGTTAAgaaagttaagaagttatgtgaaagggcgtcagacgttagagttcttacattacgtgattgagcataaggctacagacataccagggtctcaggcagttataGATACTCATAATTAGGCCGTCGTAATGtacgatgtttaaattgttaagaaaaagactgtagatgatggtcttttggatcctgtcccattggtagtatgtagagaggagttgaaaatgcagaacatgtggcgtcatcagaaggtcccagcatatgtgttattcatgagtctaaatgcagggaatacttcatattcacagagagctgacagttgttttgcaaaggtgggggctgtcggagaaggcttgaaaagtgtgttatctgataatgaaggaattttggttgatagacgattgctcaagtttgcagagaaaaatgtttcaataagtaatgtaaagttgaagtaagaaagttgcagtttAAAGATggtgattattcatatgctttgagttgaagacaaaggaaggcagcccttcttcaccatctgagggcaccgccctggccgtgtcatggatgatgtttttctccctttgccctgcccctagatggccgtgttgttattggggccaataccagtcggtaaatcttgatacgtgtctagtatgtagtattcctggaccctcccgttaccatcgcccagtcaggccacaccttcagtggccatttcagtgccagccatggcccagcggccattttagcatctgctgtaacaataccttcagctgccgctcaggtgtcatcttagcttcgcagcagaaatgagttgacctctgacctcccatctatatatgtttttacctggcataccaattctgcgcactgcaatgacgagtgccttttctaaagtcccctcatcgcgcctgcaaatagcctcctcccgattatctgttctgcagtctgtgtttagcacccccatcccaag
Coding sequences within it:
- the LOC136571853 gene encoding vomeronasal type-2 receptor 26-like, producing MLLRNREGIYFFIARYSHEHQGLVHSLIFLFAIDNINQNPDILPNITLGSHLYDTCLDGRLVISYGASDPFLSDRLLYPYVFQMVQNNHIHNMAITELLEHFGWTWVGIIVSGDETGENELRILTKYMKERGICAAFTIKLTGENYKKHSNEWILHILSNSQITIIVMCGVFDSFLAHLTNNHHSVLMHKTLILPPSWVSGSVTLDHSVFNGSLAVDFSSQPIPGLEYFVKNCKKHLHSSNYIKMWGYLNNLLRRKDKNVFLSFNYTDEEKQITSYSVPSLRYFLLSGVSPRLYTAVEVLAKALHEMFLFIKDKYEENSVTGFLHYRWKLHRYIQMMKSSPDPMRPSYYFNDQGEAGHPYKINNLYIDKDVHEVEVGNFTPWATSGEKLYINTQSIRWKHTMEIPVSRCSDQCSPGSRKKTGETIHTCCYNCVPCSEGEISNVTDAANCIKCQSDEWPNEKRDQCLPKVIEFISHQNDTMASIFSGVSVFGCLVTIFIFGIFISYQDTPIVKANNRNMSYLLLVSIILSFLSIFLFLGQPSDVTCSFRETSFGVFFSVAISSLIAKTVMDLDKQSYPEKIIIQCNVGSDICFYSMLGYMGFLAAVSFVLAFMVRTLPDSFNEAKYITFSMLLFCSVWISMIPAYLSTKGKNMVAVEIFAVLDPIEALSNQLRSLAIEIAKVKQQRLSGGDLVKEPKLDLPDHFSGDESQKVGLVISRLQEDPQVWAFSLPPTTKAFLSVESFFSGCGFDLR